The following coding sequences lie in one Fusarium poae strain DAOMC 252244 chromosome 1, whole genome shotgun sequence genomic window:
- a CDS encoding hypothetical protein (BUSCO:31169at5125), with translation MSAEKRPADDDPSSSQSLVKRQNVNSSTGAVARLNASSNALVQSAPRTSGLQAPVMELSGHSGEIFAAKFDPTGNLIASGGMDRSIMLWRTYGDCENYGLLNGHKGAILDLQWSRDSEILYSASADMHLASWDLTSGTRIRRYVGHEEVINTLGISRRGEEILVSGSDDSTIGIWDPRSKNAVDYIQTEFPVTAVAVSEAGNEIYAGGIDNDIRVWDLRKKSVVYSMLGHSDTITSLRVSPDSQSLVSYAMDSTVRTWDIRPFAPTERHIRTFDGANMGIEKNLLGASWDSEGKRIAAASGDGTVMVWSSETGKLAYKLPGHKGTVNCAEFSPGKEPILLSASSDRKMLLGELK, from the exons ATGTCCGCCGAAAAGCGTCCCGCCGACGATGATCCCAGCTCTTCTCAGTCGCTCGTGAAGCGACAGAATGTCAACTCTTCCACAGGCGCAGTTGCGCGTTTGAACGCGTCAAGCAATGCGTTGGTGCAATCT GCACCGAGAACAAGCGGGCTTCAAGCTCCTGTTATGGAACTATCAGGACACTCGGGCGAGATCTTTGCAGCCAAATTCGATCCTACAGGCAACCTGATTGCATCTGGAGGAATGGATAGATCTATTA TGCTCTGGAGAACATACGGTGATTGCGAAAACTACGGTTTATTGAACGGCCACAAAGGTGCTATTTTGGACTTGCAATGGTCCCGCGACTCAGAAATTCTATACAGTGCATCCGCTGATATGCACCTCGCGAGTTGGGATTTGACGTCAGGTACCCGAATCCGTAGATATGTTGGGCACGAGGAGGTCATCAACACATTGGGCATCAGCAGACGAGGAGAGGAGATATTGGTCAGTGGCAGCGACGACTCGACCATCGGAATCTGGGACCCTCGATCAaagaacgccgtcgactACATTCAGACCGAGTTTCCCGTCACCGCAGTTGCTGTGTCAGAAGCTGGCAACGAGATATACGCAGGCGGTATCGACAACGATATCCGAGTGTGGGATTTGCGAAAGAAGTCGGTTGTTTACTCGATGCTGGGCCATTCAGATACCATCACTTCGTTGAGAGTTTCGCCAGACTCTCAATCGCTTGTTTCATATGCCATGGACTCTACCGTACGAACATGGGATATCCGACCCTTTGCACCTACAGAGCGACACATCCGAACCTTTGACGGCGCGAACATGGGAATTGAGAAGAACCTTCTGGGAGCAAGCTGGGATTCAGAGGGCAAGAGAATTGCAGCAGCATCAGGTGACGGAACAGTCATGGTATGGTCAAGCGAAACAGGCAAGCTCGCCTACAAGCTTCCTGGCCACAAGGGTACGGTCAACTGCGCTGAGTTCTCGCCAGGAAAGGAGCCCATTC TGCTTTCGGCATCATCAGACCGCAAAATGCTTCTCGGCGAGCTGAAATGA
- a CDS encoding hypothetical protein (BUSCO:47730at5125): MASNKATRLGEEIWKTRIDKVNAELVTLTYGTIVAQLCKDYESDYAEVNKQLDKMGYNIGLRLIEDYLAKSNTMKRCANFRETAEMISRVGFKIFLNITPQVLNWTSENDQFSLVFEENPLADFVELPDDGRAQDQLWYSNILCGVLRGALEMVQMQVEAHFVSDVLRGNESTEMRVSLIRYLDDELPPEDD; encoded by the exons ATGGCATCTAACAAAGCAACTCGGTTGGGTGAGGA GATCTGGAA AACCCGAATCGATAAGGTCAACGCAGAGCTCGTCACCTTGACGTACGGAACCATCGTCGCACAGCTCTGCAAAGATTACGAAAGCGATTATGCGGAGGTGAACAAGCAGCTCGATAAGATGGGCTACAACATCGGACTGCGATTGATCGAAGACTACCTTGCTAAGTCCAACACCATGAAGCGATGCGCCAACTTCCGCGAGACAGCCGAGATGATTTCCCGT GTTGGATTCAAGATCTTCCTCAACATCACTCCTCAAGTCCTGAATTGGACAAGTGAAAATGACCAGTTCTCGCTGGTGTTTGAAGAGAACCCTCTGGCCGACTTTGTCGAGCTTCCCGACGATGGGCGAGCGCAAGATCAGCTCTGGTACTCCAACATTCTATGTGGAGTGCTACGAGGTGCACTGGAGATGGTGCAGATGCAGGTTGAGGCTCACTTTGTCAGTGATGTCTTGCGAGGCAACGAAAGTACAGAGATGAGGGTTTCGCTAATTCGATACCTTGACGACGAATTGCCACCTGAGGATGACTGA